tcaatatgccttgtccattgctgttttggttagtgattattgtcttatttcactgtaaagtcccCAGTCCTGCCCAATACTCCTTAGGTAGCCCTTTTGTCCcacccccacacatacagtgacctcacctggcttaactggtgcctctagagacaaaacctctctcagcGTCACTCAATGCTTAAgtttacccccactgtactcacatcctaccatacccttgtctgtacattatgccttgaatccaTTCTTCCGCTCCCAGatatctgctccttttactctctgttccgaacgcactagacaaccATTTCCTATAGCCTTTCTCTGGTgttgtagaggttaacccaggccctgcagcccccagcaccactcccattcccTAGGGGCTctaatttgttgacttctgtaaccgtaaaagctttGGTTTCATGCACGTTAACATTAgaacctcctccctaagtttgttttattcactgcttttgCGCACTCCGCCAaccctagccatgtctgaatcctggcttaggaagtctaccaaaaatcctgaaatgtccatccctaTCAATAACATcatccgacaagatagaactgccaaagggggcggagttgcaatctactgcagagttacttactatccaggtctgtgcccaaactaatcgagcttctacttttaaaaatcaatgaggtagtgatcgctgagatcctggttgaagacagcagaggtgtatttagagggcaatggttacggatttagggttgtacctggtatgttcattgatcatttgtgtgagattgagggcatctagcttagattgtaggaagcTCTTTCAAAATTATCttccgaaattgttgcaacccctattactcgCCTgatcaacctctctttcgtatcatctgagatccccaaagattggaaagctgccacggtcatccccctcttcaaagggggagacactctagacccaaactgttatagacctacaggtgaagtcggaagtttacatgcacttaaattggagtcattaaaactagtttttgaactactccacaagtttcttgttaacaaaccacagttttggcaagtcggttaggacatctactttgtgcatgacacaagtaatatttccaacaattgtttacagacagattatttcacttataattcactgtgtcacaattccagtgggtcagaagtttacatacactaagttgaatgtgcttttaaacagcctggaaaattcaaaaaaattatgtcatggctttagaagcttctgataggctaattaacacaatttgagtcaattggaagtgtacctgtggatgtatttcaagtccaaccttcaaactcagtgcctctttgcttgacatcatggagaaatcaaaataaatcagccaagacctcagaataaaaaTCTGGGTCTATTGAAAaagtctgggtcatccttgggagcaatttccaaatgcctgaaggtaccacgttcatctgtacaaacaatagtacgcaagtataaacaccatgggaccacgcagccatcataccgctcaggaaggagacgcgttctgtctcctagagatgaacatacttttgtgtgaaaagtgcaaatcaatcccagagcaacagcaaaggaccttgtgaagatgctggaggaaacaggtacaaaagtatcaatatccacagtaaaacgagtcctatatcgacataacctgaaaggccgctcagcaaggaagaagccagtgctccaaaaccgccataaaaaatatatataactactaatccagtttagcaggcaatattaaccaggtgaaattgtgtcatttctcttgcgttcattgcacgcagagtcagggtatatgcaacagtttgggctgcctggctcattgcgaactaattttccagaattttacgtaattatgacataacattgaaggtttaggcgactctggcagcgacggagtgaagggcgactctggcagcgccggagtgaaggacggctctggcagctcctgactgacgggcggctctggcagctcctgactgacgggcggctcaggcagctccggacaggagggagactctggaagcgctggacgggatggagactctggaagcgctggacggGAGGGAGACTCTAGAAGCGCTGGacgggagggagactctggaagcgctggacaggcgggagcacctggagggaggagacggagagacagcctggtgcgtggggctgccacaggaggcATGGTGAGTGGAgaaggcaccggatggaccggaccgtggaggcgcactctaggtcttgagcaccgagcctgcacaacctgtcctggctggatactccctgtagcccggcaagtgcggcggggtggaacagaccacactgggctgtgctggcgaaccggggacaccgtgcgtagggctggtgccatataacccgggccgaggagacgcactggagaccagatgcctGGCTGGTcaacctctctccacggtaagcacggggagttggctcgggtctcctacctgacttagccacactaacccccccccccccccccaaattgttggggctgcctctcgggcttccttgccagccgtgttccctcaaagCGCTGGCTCCCTTTAACTGCTGCCtccgctctcctggctgcctccacctgttcccatgggaggcgatcccttccagccaggatctcctcccatgtgtaggaaCCCTTCccgtccagaatgtcctcccatgtccatgagtccATTCCTCGctgctcctggttaccacgctgcttggtccttttttggtgggtagttctgtaacggctgttggaaggtgaggaccaaggtgcagcgtggtatgtgtccattttTATTTAATGAGCACTGATTTGACAAAAATAACAATGTGAACgaccgaaacagttctggctggtgcagacacacaacagaaaacaaaacatagaatacccacccacatcacaccctgaccaaactaaaaatagaaacatacaatgcaatctacggtcagggcgtgacaaggttgtgcaatgtaataagaatatttagacttagggatgccacccgttagataaaatactgaacggttccgtatttcactgaaataataaacgttttgttttcgaaatgatagtttccggatccgaccatattaatgaccaaaggctcgtatttctgtgtgctattatgttataattaagtctgatttgatagagcagtctgactgagcagcagcaggcccgtaatcattcattcaaacagcacttttgtgcattttgccagcagctcttcgcaatcaCATACCAGTGTGCATCTGTCAGAGTACTTTTATACACAATGGCAGAGCCCTGTTATCATGTGGAGGTAGGAagactgtcagacagacagagagcataGTGCTGCTTATGTCCCTTCACATATATTCTAGTGATAATGAAAGTTAGTAGTGGACCATCTACTACCCCCACATCCACCCTTCAGCCTCCATTCCAACTTGTGTTAGTCAGCCTACTATCTCTCCTCAGCATCTGTTATGTGTCACCATCCACTTGTAGAAGCACTCAGAGTGATGCAGCCCACGCAAAACAATCGAAGTCCACCCACTCACACAAAAAACAACACTGCACATTTTTCCCTATCTTGCAGGAGCAGATACACAAAacatcatgtacacacacacacacacacacacacagaaaagacatcctgtgtgcacacacacacctacatgtGTACaatgggcgcacacacacacaaggaaacCTACACGtgtacacggacacacacactctttccctaACAGCTACTCATTTAAAGTATTCACCCTATCCATATTTGAGCTGCACAGATAAAGACTCCCATAAAATAATGTGAAAATAGGAATTCATTCTACTTGTCAAATCCCTATTTCTTAATGGGAATTCAAATTCTTATTGAAAAGAGACAGAAAATGAACCAAACTATAGCACATAAGAGATTAGGGAAAACTTGCAGAGGGATTTAAGAAGATAACCCTGGTTGTTTTGCTTCGATGCCAGAACCATTTGACCTTCTGCACCCTCTTTTCTGTGAACTTCCTGAAGATTCTAATCCTGTTAGTCCTGCTATTCTGAGGAGGCACATGAGATAATTCAGAGGTTCAGTTGTCCAATATGGGATGATTGCCGCAGTGCAACACATTACCTCTGCGTGGATCACACTACTTACAATGTACATCAAAGTCAGATTTATCAAAGCATCCAATCATATTGTCCCTGCACTATTAAAAAATCCCATTTGCGATAATATTCTGACTAATTATGTTTCCTGTGTCATTTTGATTATATTATGAAAGGGTACTTGAATTCTGATTGAATGTGTCAAAAAAACTAAAGCATCCTTATCCTATTCCATGTATTACTGACTCAACGTAGGCTAATGATCTCCAACCTGACTTGAACCCTGGTTTATGAGTAATTCATCTTCACTGGGGTAGAAGTTTAGTTGTTGCAATGTAAAACCCACAAGCACAGAGGAGCCTCTCTAACAGAGAGAAACGGTCATAAATCAGCACAGAAAATCCAAAATATAATGAGGACACTTATCACCATGCTTCAGGTAACCAATGGCAAACCGAAATGTGCATCAGCCCACTCTCCTGTGGCTCAAAATAGAAAATGGATGTGCTGAGTGATTACAGAAAGGCACAAATTGGCCCCGTACTTTTAGCTTCAGACTGGTACAATGCCCTGTCTCTGAAGCATAGCGGTGCCTATCTACATCTCAACACATACATCTCTTTTTCATCCTTTTATGTGcataaaaaatgtatgtagcatgtGATCGTGATGGTGTTTTTTAATGGCCAATATGTATTTGCATTGCTTTTAAAATCTCACGGCAGCTTGTGTCTTCATTTGTTCTTGATGATTCGTGCTTATTCACTTCAACAGCTTGATTCATTTTGCAGACATTAGAAAATAATGGAATATTATTTGTCTGGGCAAAATCTTTAAATTTAAAGATAAATTCACTCTATCAACTTGTCACATTTAGAAGAGCTAAAGAATGACTACAAATAAGCCTTCTGGTAATAACCAAAAAATGGATTCCAACCAAATTTGTTGCATCTTTTTTCATACAACGTGAAGTATATTATGTAGAACCAAATGAAATAACCTTGTATTGGGGTGTGGCGTAATGAAAATATTATTCTCCGACTGATATTTCTCAAGAAGGCCCTTGGATAGATAAAATAACATTTCTGCCTCAGCCACTTCAATGAGAGAATGTGAGCTATCTGTACAGTATCAATGATTGAACAGTGAAGTGCAGCTGCTATGGAGGCCCATCAGAGGGGCTGCTTCCCCAGCAGGTAGGCTAGTAGTGTCAGCTAGCCATGAACATGCCACTCTGTGGAAGGAGAACGGTCTGGAATACGCCTTTGATATATGCGCTTGTCACTGTCCTAATGACGAATCCATCTGTGCGGAGTCCAGCGCAGGGCTTGGAGGAGATGGTCTCATCCTTCAGCTATTTAGGTTAATGTCCTCGCACTCTTCCTCCCCAATCCACTCCCCCATGTAGCTCATCTCTGCCTGCTCACAGGTGGTCTTCACCTGATTCCGCCTGTAGAGGAATTAAGTGGCGATAGAGCCATTGCTCATACAACTGGGCCACAACAGAATGATCCTAGTGTAAATTAGTGTTTCAATACCATGTCGACTACATTACACAACAAAACAATGACATACATGGACACCAACTCTGAAATGTGTTGAAAAGTCCTTTGAATGTGTATATTATCCTAATGGCCAAGGAAGAATAATTTGCCTCTTCGTTGATCTTTTTACTTGCATCAGATCAACGTATTTGATTGGGGCACGTGACTCCACCTAACGTGCCACAGGTGTGGTAGTGGTATTTATTGTTGTGCATACCACGGCTTGGTAAGTTGATTTTATCATGTAAATTCACCTGAAATAATTTTGAAGAGCATGCCCTTGGGTGTTTTCTTTTTTAGGTTTCACAGAGGAAGTGACAAACAATATGACCTACAATGTTTGCAACACTCAATTTGTCTGAGTCCGAGGACACCAATCTAACCAGCGCAGATACGCAAATGCTTCTAGAACGGCACAGGCCCATTAAAATTGGCATAATATCAGTTTTAGGAGCGATGATCACGTTGGGGAATATTGCAGTCATTATGGTGATTTCTTCATCGGTGTCCGGCTGGTCAAGGAACTCTCGATACTTTTTACTCTCACTCACAGGTGCTGATTCGGCGTTTGGACTGATCATCACGCCCTTGAATCTGTGCGTCAGTCTGGCGAAAGACTACAGTGAAGGCCCAGACTCCCTCTGTCACATTGTGGCTTTCTTCAACGCGACGATTTATTCGACTTGCATGTACACACTGGCTACAATAAGTCTAGAACGATACATAGCAGTGTTTTACCCACTGAAGTACTCATCACTGATGACAAGGAGAAGAACGCTGTTTCTGATCGCGTTTGCATGGTGTTTTCCTCCATTTTTACTTGTGCCCATATCATTTCCTAACGGGATAATTGAGGTCCACTTTTCTACAGCGTCACTGGTTTGCAATCCATCGTACTCTACTAACGTTGTGTACACTCTAACGTTGACGTGCCTCATCTTCTTTCCTTGTTCAATCATCATGACTTGCGCAAACCTGCGCCTTTGGTTTGCTGCAAAGAGACAGCGGGTAAAGATGCGGGCACAACACCTGGGTCGTCACAACAGACCCGACGTAGCCTCCAGGGTGCTTGTCCCTGTAATGACCGTGTACTACACATGTTGGACGCCGTGCATGGCGGCAATTATCTATAATGGTGAGTAGGCCTATAGAAGGAACCAGTTGGTTTACATTTAGTGGATGAAGGAACTTTGTAGTTGGAACTTCTAAAATTCAGTCAAGGTGCATGTTTTTCCCAAAGTCACTCACTACCCTTCTAAATGATCTCAGGAAAATTACCGTAACAAATGTAGGCTACAAGGCTGTAAAGTGGAAATGCCAATGTGCTGGGTGTAAGATGACCGAGGTAGGCTGATGAATCAGACTGATATGGGCAGCTTCTGGTATACGGCCTGAAACTAAGCCGTCTCAACGGGAACGTTTCTTTACATTCAAGAATCTAGAATAAAATTACAATTTACACTACCGGTTGTCAGTATAGTTGGTTAATCAAATTGGCCCCAGGAAAGTGTTATTTACCCGACTTTTTGGAGCGCTGGTATTGCCGCTGAAATATCTATCACCTGGCACATGCGGAAAACCATGTAAACACCTGCAAAACTTTGGTCAGTATGCATGCATCAAAGTGTAAGTCCTTCAGTCTTGTGCACGTGCCTTGGATCAGGAGCAAACGCATCTTGATTGTCCCCACATTTTGAAGTCTTTAATAGTACTTTTCTGTGGATATTTTGACCCACTGATGAACCAATCCCACGGACAATCGGCAGTAAGTTCAAATTGTATTCAACGTTCGTGATAGACAAGGGAATATGGGTTATTTGTACATGTGTTTGCAGGGCGCCGCATACTAGTTTGTTTGCTTACTCTAACTCGGCTAGGTGATGTTTTTGCAGAGAAGATCTTAGTCGTGCAATGTTACATACAActatgtttggtgcagtatttctcaagtgaaaataATTGCATGAAAACTAGTCGTCTCATTTGAATGACAAAGAACACTTCATTGAAGATTCCTGTCCATAGTTCACACTCCTGCtagaagtagtactgttgacAATCTTTCTTCGACTGTCCGTCTTATTTCATAGCCTATGATGTCCCTTTTtatgcatttttctctctcttatgTTTTCCACCAGCCATCTCGGGCAACAGAGTTCCAGAGTGGATGGAGTTTTTGGTGGTGTGGCTCCCAACCTCCAATGGTTTCCTCAACTGCATCTTCTACTTCTGGATCAACCACAGCTTCCGTAGAAAGTTCTGCCTGCTCTTCCAGCGGCTGTGTCTCACATTGTGCCCAGATTTGGCCAAGGCCCTGGGCTGCACAGCCAGCTCACAGCCTGTAGTCTGGGACAATAACAACACCCTCCAGGAGCGCTGCTCCAGTGTGTCGTCAACCTGCACCCTGATCACCCTGGCCAGTGACACCCCCTTCTGAGGGATTAGGCTTCTCATAGACATGGTACTCACTCACATTATTCAATGATACATCTGGTAAGTTTCAGCACCAAACACCTGAAGGACATTTAGGAGAGCTGCTTGTATTGAGATCGTGGTATCAGGTTATATTTGAAAACAAAGTGTGGCAAGGAGACATGGGAGTGCTGTCAGGCCATGGTGTGGTGTTTGACAGGGGCTTTGAAGCATTTATCTTCCTCACCATCACTATGCAGTTTGAGTTAGTTTGAATAtttctttgttgtatttttgtttgtttttggaacCCAAACATAATTCTTTAATTTTATTCATCCCCAATTGACAGTATTTGGTCCATGCTGGAATGTAAAAAATTTTTTTATAGAtgtattttttgttttacattttactGTCACACCAAGTGTTGTCAGAATTTCATGCACCAACAGTGAACCTCTTAAACCACATTTTTAGTAACTTCTTTTAGTTTGTAAATCCATCTGAATGTAGCCCTCAACCAGCCATGTCTCCCGCCACCTTGTTTGTATTTGCATTATCAGTATTTTACGTGGTGCTACAATTTTATCTGCAGGTTGTCTACAGCCCATCAATATGTTGCACTTAAATGTCAATAATGTTTAATTAATTGAAATATTTAGCCATCatacaataaaatgtatttggtgAACTTCACTAGGAAATGTTTACAAGCTCTTTGATGGTCTTCAGGCCATCTACTCTGTACACCTATATCTTGTATATCGAAGGCCCGGCGTATACGTAGTAGCCTTGCAAGGTAAACCTTTAAGTCATTGAATTTCATCCCGAGAAAAGTAATTAAACGGCTCCAGTGTATAAAAGTCACCACTCCACTCGTACCCTTTCCCTCCCTTTGACTTCTCATATCACCAGGGTCACCTCCCAATTCGTGGTCCCTTTTTTTAAAGCTGTTAAGACTACTTATGCATAACCATCACTGCTACTGTCCGCCCTACATTGTTATGATATTGGGCAGCTCTCTTATACTATTTACAACTTCCTTTAGACATGCTATTATGGTAAATGTTGACGGTGAAACCTGTTGATTGTGAACCCATCTCTTTGAGATTCATGACCTGGCATGTATAGTGTTTGGCCGAAATCTGAAAATATAGTCCATATTTATTATGAAACTTGCCGAACTCTATTGGTGCTTTCAAATGTAAAAATAAGTACTTTGACTTTTACGAATGTTGTATGTTTAAATTGTATTTTGTGAATAGTTGAGTGACTTGGCTGTGTACATAACAATTTTATATTGTTTATAAATAAGTGAAAATCCCCCAAAATGTTGTTTGTGATTGGGAAATAAAGCATAATGCCTTTATTGTGTTAATTAGTCATTTCGTGTGGCATGGAAAAGGAGAGGCAGATTTGAGAAGCTGCCTACATGGGAATTATGCTCTGCAAGAGGCTTCACTGAATATCACTGTTATTTCCCACACCATATTTATTCCAATTTGAGGTCAAGTCAGACTCACACAGGTTTCTGTGCCTTAGCTCAGGAGATCCAGTCATAGGTGGTGGGCCGACGCATTGTATCTGCTTTAGTTTGAAGATGATTGGTCTCTGCTGAGTGAGGGAGGACCTGTTTttgtgtagtgtatatatttttttctgcacACATTTCTGTTTGACGGCATTGTCCTATTGTACATAAGCACAGCTGGTGACACCTCGAGAGATCTCAGTCCGACAAACTGCTATCAGGTAaagtgttatttattttttggtaTCTATTTAGTTATAGAGACGTGATACCGTCAATGCAAATCTGTAAAATAACTCCTAACTTTACTTAAAACGTAACCttaaaaatgtagctagctacaacaaGTAGACCTTTTGCTAGCTGGCAGGAGCAGATTATTTCATCACTAGCATGTCATTCTGGGACAGGGAGCTTTCGCTATTATTCCAAGTAGCAATTTAAGACTACAAAAATCTATAGGACAAGAATTGTAAAGCTAATACAGTCATCAAGGCAGAACTCACTAATTTAATTAATGCTGACAAATAAGAAATGATACATTTATCCCTGTAAATAGACCTAGTTAGAGTAGAATGCAGAGCAACCTGCCTTTATCCCCGTAGCCTAGTTGTAATTTAAGACTGTCAAGATGTCCATTTCTACAATCCTTTGCTGCTGTGATTTCTTTGATTCAATCTGGTCTCTCACGTTTTGTCTCCCACAATCTATTTAGCTCTTTCCTGTGTCCTGCTCCCAGAGATCAACTAAGTGCTGCTCAGTTGATTCACTCACCTGTGTGGAGAACCATCCTACTGCAGTTTGAACTATCCCTGCCATCACTTTTAAAAATTGAGGCCTCATATGCATTTGTCTGTGGATTTTGTCTTACACTAGACTTTGTATTTTCGAGCTGAGAAGCACCATCTACAGATACACATGCTTGTTAGACTAAAttcaataataaatacattttgttgAGGTGATAACAGATACATATTTTACTATTGtaacacacagtggggagaattCTGTTGTCCTTGTCAGGAGCCCAGGCTTTTGCCGTAGATGGTTGAGTTCTCTTCTCTGGACCACATGATCTTAAGATTGCATTGTGCTTAAAGCACTTCTCTACAGTGGTGACCAGGGTGTGATCCTGTCTATACACCTATGGGGCCTGGGCACACGATTGCTCCTAGAGAGGGGAAATACTGAAACGTGTTCTACTGTCTCCAGAGGATCATGCTTTGGGCATAGATGGTAAAAGCTATCCTTTCTGGACTACAACATTGTAAGCATGTTGTACACTtccttctatatatatatatatatatatatattgattggaAGGCTACATTTTATTTAGATACTTCAAATACTGCTTGAGACTCCTTTGCTGTTTGTCTCTACTCAAATGGTGAAACACAATGTGATGTTCTTTGTTTGAATGTATATGTATGAAATGTACGTCTCAGTCATAGTAGTAGAATAATGGATTGTCAAGAATTTGGCACTCAACTTTTAGAAGGTTAGTAGGAAAGTTAGGTTAATCATTTAAACCACATCTATTCACATTCACTGAACATTTAGTATTTGAAACTAGTGCTGCAGCCTATCATTCTCCATATCTTATATTCCAATGCATCCAACATTATGCAAGCCCTCCATGGTATTGGACAGCTCTGGTGTAGGAGTAAAACTGGTCATCTTATTACAGAGcacattatatacagtggggcaaaaaagtatttagtcagccaccaattgtgcaagttctcccacttaaaaagatgagaggcctgtaattttcatcataggtacacttcaactatgacagacaaaatgagaaaaaaatccagaaaatcacatagtaggattttttatgaatttatttgcaaattatggtggaaaataagtatttggtcacctacaaacaagcaagatttctggctctcacagacctgtaacttctttaagaggatcctctgtcctccactcggatacctgtattaatggcacctgtttgaacttgttatcagtataaaagacacctgtccacaacctcaaacagtcacactccaaactccactatggccaagaccaaagagctgtcaaaggacaccagaaacaaaattgtagacctgcaccaggctgggaagactgaatctgcaataggtaagcagcttggtttgaagaaatcaactgtgggagcaattattaggaaatggaagacatacaagaccactgataatctccctcgatctggggctccacgcaagatctcaccccgtggggtcaaaatgatcacaagaacggtgagcaaaaatcccagaaccacacggggggacctagtgaatgacctgcagagagctgggaccaaagtaacaaagcctaccatcagcaaggtcattgaagatgaaatgtggctgggtctttc
This sequence is a window from Oncorhynchus clarkii lewisi isolate Uvic-CL-2024 chromosome 26, UVic_Ocla_1.0, whole genome shotgun sequence. Protein-coding genes within it:
- the LOC139384310 gene encoding adenosine receptor A2b → MFATLNLSESEDTNLTSADTQMLLERHRPIKIGIISVLGAMITLGNIAVIMVISSSVSGWSRNSRYFLLSLTGADSAFGLIITPLNLCVSLAKDYSEGPDSLCHIVAFFNATIYSTCMYTLATISLERYIAVFYPLKYSSLMTRRRTLFLIAFAWCFPPFLLVPISFPNGIIEVHFSTASLVCNPSYSTNVVYTLTLTCLIFFPCSIIMTCANLRLWFAAKRQRVKMRAQHLGRHNRPDVASRVLVPVMTVYYTCWTPCMAAIIYNAISGNRVPEWMEFLVVWLPTSNGFLNCIFYFWINHSFRRKFCLLFQRLCLTLCPDLAKALGCTASSQPVVWDNNNTLQERCSSVSSTCTLITLASDTPF